One Camelus ferus isolate YT-003-E chromosome 27, BCGSAC_Cfer_1.0, whole genome shotgun sequence DNA window includes the following coding sequences:
- the LYSMD4 gene encoding lysM and putative peptidoglycan-binding domain-containing protein 4 isoform X2, which yields MRQKEVLTKTFQGPAIVCRTPASHVYMFENGGGDSGDSSEEETHRVALRPRGKDRQKKGAHHPHQPGAGDVVLLQRELAQEDSLNKLALQYGCKVADIKKVNNFIREQDLYALKSIKIPVKNHGILTETQKELRPLLSSSTETRVTFEEQPDPDRAAVGASAPSSPLTDFFKGIDQNIERAVQSDIFLSESHCIETSSQPLLPAPPKPLTNGADCGIHWWNAVFIMLLIGIVLPVFYLVYFKIQATSDIPSSLNTTTVPNGSMAMNAVPGQGPKLVIPVPTLPSSDSQFSHTQGGN from the exons atgaggcagaaggaaGTGTTGACCAAGACCTTCCAAGGCCCAGCCATTGTCTGTAGGACTCCGGCCAGCCATGTTTACATGTTTGAGAATGGCGGTGGAGATTCGGGGGACTCCTCTGAGGAAGAGACCCACCGAGTGGCCCTGCGGCCCCGGGGCAAGGATCGCCAGAAGAAGGGTGCCCACCACCCTCACCAGCCTGGAGCAGGGGACGTGGTGCTGCTGCAGCGGGAGCTGGCCCAGGAGGACAGCCTCAACAAGCTCGCGCTTCAGTATGGCTGCAAA GTTGCAGATATCAAGAAAGTCAACAACTTCATCAGAGAACAAGACTTATATGCTTTGAAATCTATTAAGATTCCAGTGAAAAATCACGGAATCCTAACGGAGACCCAGAAAGAACTCAGACCCCTCCTGAGCTCATCCACAGAGACCAGAGTGACCTTCGAGGAGCAGCCAGACCCAGACAGAGCAGCTGTGGGTGCCAGTGCCCCATCTAGCCCACTGACGGATTTCTTTAAGGGCATTGACCAGAATATTGAGCGTGCAGTGCAGTCAGACATCTTTCTGAGTGAAAGTCACTGCATCGAGACCTCCAGTCAGCCACTGCTTCCGGCTCCTCCGAAGCCACTGACAAATGGTGCAGACTGTGGAATTCATTGGTGGAATGCTGTGTTTATCATGCTTCTAATTGGAATTGTTTTACCAGTGTTTTATTTggtctattttaaaatacaagctACTAGTGACATCCCTAGCAGCTTGAATACAACTACTGTCCCCAATGGCTCGATGGCCATGAATGCAGTTCCAGGCCAAGGCCCCAAATTAGTGATTCCAGTGCCAACCCTCCCCTCTTCAGACAGCCAGTTCAGTCATACCCAAGGGGGGAACTAG
- the LYSMD4 gene encoding lysM and putative peptidoglycan-binding domain-containing protein 4 isoform X1, whose product MTALCGINTGVWFSVKKMRQKEVLTKTFQGPAIVCRTPASHVYMFENGGGDSGDSSEEETHRVALRPRGKDRQKKGAHHPHQPGAGDVVLLQRELAQEDSLNKLALQYGCKVADIKKVNNFIREQDLYALKSIKIPVKNHGILTETQKELRPLLSSSTETRVTFEEQPDPDRAAVGASAPSSPLTDFFKGIDQNIERAVQSDIFLSESHCIETSSQPLLPAPPKPLTNGADCGIHWWNAVFIMLLIGIVLPVFYLVYFKIQATSDIPSSLNTTTVPNGSMAMNAVPGQGPKLVIPVPTLPSSDSQFSHTQGGN is encoded by the exons ATGACTGCCTTGTGTGGAATTAACACTGGGGTTTGGTTTTCAgttaagaaaatgaggcagaaggaaGTGTTGACCAAGACCTTCCAAGGCCCAGCCATTGTCTGTAGGACTCCGGCCAGCCATGTTTACATGTTTGAGAATGGCGGTGGAGATTCGGGGGACTCCTCTGAGGAAGAGACCCACCGAGTGGCCCTGCGGCCCCGGGGCAAGGATCGCCAGAAGAAGGGTGCCCACCACCCTCACCAGCCTGGAGCAGGGGACGTGGTGCTGCTGCAGCGGGAGCTGGCCCAGGAGGACAGCCTCAACAAGCTCGCGCTTCAGTATGGCTGCAAA GTTGCAGATATCAAGAAAGTCAACAACTTCATCAGAGAACAAGACTTATATGCTTTGAAATCTATTAAGATTCCAGTGAAAAATCACGGAATCCTAACGGAGACCCAGAAAGAACTCAGACCCCTCCTGAGCTCATCCACAGAGACCAGAGTGACCTTCGAGGAGCAGCCAGACCCAGACAGAGCAGCTGTGGGTGCCAGTGCCCCATCTAGCCCACTGACGGATTTCTTTAAGGGCATTGACCAGAATATTGAGCGTGCAGTGCAGTCAGACATCTTTCTGAGTGAAAGTCACTGCATCGAGACCTCCAGTCAGCCACTGCTTCCGGCTCCTCCGAAGCCACTGACAAATGGTGCAGACTGTGGAATTCATTGGTGGAATGCTGTGTTTATCATGCTTCTAATTGGAATTGTTTTACCAGTGTTTTATTTggtctattttaaaatacaagctACTAGTGACATCCCTAGCAGCTTGAATACAACTACTGTCCCCAATGGCTCGATGGCCATGAATGCAGTTCCAGGCCAAGGCCCCAAATTAGTGATTCCAGTGCCAACCCTCCCCTCTTCAGACAGCCAGTTCAGTCATACCCAAGGGGGGAACTAG
- the LYSMD4 gene encoding lysM and putative peptidoglycan-binding domain-containing protein 4 isoform X3, with the protein MLCIYITLFLSLIMFLAVRVINSGKVADIKKVNNFIREQDLYALKSIKIPVKNHGILTETQKELRPLLSSSTETRVTFEEQPDPDRAAVGASAPSSPLTDFFKGIDQNIERAVQSDIFLSESHCIETSSQPLLPAPPKPLTNGADCGIHWWNAVFIMLLIGIVLPVFYLVYFKIQATSDIPSSLNTTTVPNGSMAMNAVPGQGPKLVIPVPTLPSSDSQFSHTQGGN; encoded by the exons ATGCTGTGTATCTATATAACcctgtttctctctttaattatgtttttagCTGTCAGAGTGATTAACAGTGGCAAA GTTGCAGATATCAAGAAAGTCAACAACTTCATCAGAGAACAAGACTTATATGCTTTGAAATCTATTAAGATTCCAGTGAAAAATCACGGAATCCTAACGGAGACCCAGAAAGAACTCAGACCCCTCCTGAGCTCATCCACAGAGACCAGAGTGACCTTCGAGGAGCAGCCAGACCCAGACAGAGCAGCTGTGGGTGCCAGTGCCCCATCTAGCCCACTGACGGATTTCTTTAAGGGCATTGACCAGAATATTGAGCGTGCAGTGCAGTCAGACATCTTTCTGAGTGAAAGTCACTGCATCGAGACCTCCAGTCAGCCACTGCTTCCGGCTCCTCCGAAGCCACTGACAAATGGTGCAGACTGTGGAATTCATTGGTGGAATGCTGTGTTTATCATGCTTCTAATTGGAATTGTTTTACCAGTGTTTTATTTggtctattttaaaatacaagctACTAGTGACATCCCTAGCAGCTTGAATACAACTACTGTCCCCAATGGCTCGATGGCCATGAATGCAGTTCCAGGCCAAGGCCCCAAATTAGTGATTCCAGTGCCAACCCTCCCCTCTTCAGACAGCCAGTTCAGTCATACCCAAGGGGGGAACTAG